DNA from Bubalus bubalis isolate 160015118507 breed Murrah chromosome 7, NDDB_SH_1, whole genome shotgun sequence:
GAAGACAGAagaggccacaagccaaggatcACAGGtgacctctagaagctggaaaagatagaGACCGATTCTCCCCTGAAGCCTCCGGAAGGAATGCAGGCCTGACAACACTGAATTTTGGACCTCTGCCCTCTAGAACTGTCAAAGAATatattcatgttgttgttgttttttttttttttttttttgtaaaaggtCTTAGTTTATTCTCTCTTTCATGAAAAATCTGCACAATCACCACAGATACAGTCATTGCAGAATCTTTACTCCTTCTTTTTGCCAGCACCAACGTTGGCCTTTGCAGTCCCCCTGACTTTCTTCATTCTGTTCTTGCGTTCCTTCCGCTGTTTTCGTgaggtctttttcttctcatatAGGCCATGCCTCGCAAGCCTGTGTTTGGGCTCATTCTTCTTCGCGTAATCCAAGGAATCGTAAATCATGCCAAAGCCAGTTGTCTTGCCACCACCAAAATGCGTTCTGAACCCAAATACAAAGATGACATCTGGTGTGGTCTTGTACATTTTGGCCAGTTTTTCCCGAATTTCTGTTTTAGGTACTGTTGCCTTTCCAGGGTGAAGAACATCGATGACCATTTGTTTCCGCTGAAGCAGTCGGTTGGTCATGAACTTCCTTGTCCGGATAGTTACTGTGTCGTTCATGATGGCGGCTGATCTTCAAGCAGCCAGGGAGGAAAAGAGCTattcatgttgttttaagccactgagttcaTGGCAATTCGTTACAGCAGCCACGGGAAAACAATAcactcggtttcctcatctataaaatgaataatcGAGGACTTGCATCATAGCACAGCTCTCAGGACTTAATGAGATGTAAACTTTGAGCAGCACCTGGTGTGCAGCAAGC
Protein-coding regions in this window:
- the LOC102391842 gene encoding 40S ribosomal protein S24, whose product is MNDTVTIRTRKFMTNRLLQRKQMVIDVLHPGKATVPKTEIREKLAKMYKTTPDVIFVFGFRTHFGGGKTTGFGMIYDSLDYAKKNEPKHRLARHGLYEKKKTSRKQRKERKNRMKKVRGTAKANVGAGKKKE